One window of the Clostridium sp. MB40-C1 genome contains the following:
- a CDS encoding SDR family oxidoreductase: protein MVNSKGKNVLITGASSGIGYELAKVFAKNNYNLILVARRLNRLEKLKESLSKEYDITVKIIGVDLTKSTAVEEVFDQIKNWDLNIDILVNNAGIGTCGFFSETDSKQDMDTIELNISALTKCTKFAVNEMLKKENGKILNVASTGAYQPGPLISVYYATKAYVVSFSEAIYNELKPHNITVSILCPGTTSTEFSQNAGKGNLKNAMSAKKVAEIAYEGLMKNKKIIIPGTLNKFLVFMSKIIPRSSLANIVRKIQSKAMKEIN, encoded by the coding sequence TTGGTTAACAGTAAAGGAAAAAATGTATTAATAACAGGAGCATCCTCAGGAATAGGATATGAACTTGCTAAAGTCTTCGCTAAAAATAATTATAATCTAATACTTGTAGCTAGAAGACTAAATAGATTAGAAAAGTTAAAAGAAAGTTTATCCAAAGAGTATGATATAACAGTAAAAATAATAGGAGTAGATTTAACAAAATCTACTGCAGTAGAAGAAGTATTTGATCAAATTAAAAATTGGGACTTGAATATAGATATACTCGTCAATAATGCAGGGATTGGAACTTGTGGTTTTTTTAGTGAAACAGATTCAAAACAAGATATGGATACAATAGAACTTAATATAAGCGCATTAACTAAATGTACAAAATTTGCAGTAAATGAGATGCTAAAAAAAGAAAATGGTAAAATATTAAATGTAGCTTCTACAGGCGCTTATCAGCCAGGGCCTTTGATTTCAGTGTATTACGCAACAAAAGCATATGTAGTCTCTTTTTCTGAAGCGATTTATAATGAACTTAAGCCACACAATATAACTGTATCAATACTTTGTCCGGGAACTACAAGCACTGAGTTTTCACAAAATGCTGGTAAAGGAAACCTAAAAAACGCTATGAGTGCTAAAAAAGTTGCAGAAATAGCTTACGAAGGTCTTATGAAGAACAAAAAAATTATTATACCTGGAACTTTAAATAAATTTTTAGTATTTATGTCTAAAATAATTCCGAGAAGTTCATTAGCAAATATCGTAAGAAAAATTCAATCTAAAGCCATGAAAGAAATAAACTAG
- a CDS encoding DegV family protein yields the protein MDKIAVVVDSTAVINTELFESNNNLYSLPLHLIIDGKSFRDGLDITPSEFCFKMNEALHLPTTSQPPVGDVFKLLEELLQQYDYIIYITISSKLSGTFQTGMLVKNELSKDRIIVFDSTFTSTIQKQMAIKALELIKMGSSIENIIKNLEYIRSNSKIYLVVDDLKHLHRTGRISLYASSFGSLMNIKPILSFEKGEILVKNKVRTMNKIYNNLIELITNAKLSSNSKIIIAHANGYDYALKLKEKVLEVYPEHIIDIEELSPVISVHTGEKSFGISWIY from the coding sequence ATGGATAAAATAGCTGTCGTTGTTGATAGTACTGCTGTAATTAATACTGAACTATTTGAAAGTAATAACAATTTATATTCTCTTCCACTACATCTAATAATTGATGGAAAGTCTTTTAGAGATGGATTAGATATAACTCCAAGTGAATTTTGTTTTAAAATGAATGAAGCCTTACATCTACCAACTACTTCTCAACCACCTGTTGGAGATGTTTTTAAACTTTTGGAAGAACTATTACAACAATATGATTACATTATATATATTACAATTAGCTCTAAATTAAGTGGTACATTTCAAACAGGAATGTTAGTTAAAAATGAACTTTCAAAAGATAGAATAATTGTGTTTGATTCCACTTTTACATCCACTATTCAAAAACAAATGGCAATTAAAGCTTTAGAATTAATAAAAATGGGAAGTTCTATTGAAAATATCATTAAAAATCTTGAATATATAAGATCAAATTCAAAAATATATTTAGTAGTAGATGATTTAAAACACTTACACCGCACTGGAAGGATATCCCTATACGCCTCATCTTTCGGAAGTTTAATGAACATAAAACCAATTTTATCTTTTGAAAAAGGTGAAATATTAGTAAAAAATAAAGTAAGAACTATGAATAAAATATATAATAATTTAATTGAACTGATTACAAATGCAAAACTATCTTCAAATTCCAAAATCATTATAGCACATGCAAATGGTTATGATTATGCCTTAAAATTAAAAGAAAAGGTATTGGAAGTTTATCCTGAACATATAATAGACATTGAAGAACTCTCTCCTGTAATAAGTGTACATACTGGTGAAAAGAGTTTTGGCATATCATGGATATATTAG
- a CDS encoding TetR/AcrR family transcriptional regulator yields MIQSEKKVNPITLRSKNWIAKSLIELMDKKPYSKITLKEISENADLTRQTLYRNFPTKEAILEYYVDGFYNDFIKIISAKSNITLYDLLITYFQYWYKNREFVKKLIDNNVYLTLLDLHLKYINSMATNKKFQKLTFISNNNYYNNFSAGGLWFALKRWIEDDTEKTPEEMTNIILNFYHTKALNLRNIKSEI; encoded by the coding sequence ATGATTCAAAGTGAAAAAAAAGTTAATCCTATAACTTTGAGGTCGAAAAATTGGATTGCAAAATCATTGATTGAATTAATGGATAAAAAACCTTATAGTAAGATTACTTTAAAAGAAATTTCAGAGAATGCAGATTTAACAAGACAGACACTTTATAGAAATTTTCCTACAAAAGAAGCTATATTAGAATATTATGTAGATGGATTTTACAATGATTTTATAAAGATAATTTCCGCTAAAAGTAATATAACGTTATATGATTTACTTATTACATATTTTCAGTATTGGTACAAAAACAGAGAATTTGTAAAAAAACTGATAGATAATAATGTATATTTAACATTACTTGATTTACATTTAAAATATATAAATTCTATGGCAACAAATAAAAAATTTCAAAAATTAACTTTTATATCTAATAATAATTATTATAATAATTTTTCAGCTGGAGGATTATGGTTTGCATTAAAAAGGTGGATTGAGGATGATACAGAAAAAACTCCAGAAGAAATGACAAATATAATTTTGAATTTTTACCATACCAAAGCTTTAAATTTAAGAAATATAAAGAGTGAAATTTAA
- a CDS encoding thioredoxin domain-containing protein: MKDGDFMHENDIANKRTNKLINEKSPYLLQHAHNPVDWYPWCEEAFEKARSENKPIFLSIGYSTCHWCHVMERESFEDEEIASILNNNFIAIKVDREERPDVDSVYMNVCQALTGSGGWPLTIFMTGDKKPFFAGTYFPKESNYGINGFKDILNHIIKIWKNNIDEIYKHSEEIISHIKSMSVNSPEIVDRRSVDRAFKELSYSYESYYGGFSERPKFPSPSNLFFLLRYYKLADSQNALNMVTKTLDSMYKGGIFDHIGYGFSRYSTDNKWLVPHFEKMLYDNALLAIAYTEAYLVTGRKLYKEVTEKIFAYILRDMMHNEGGFYSAEDADSEGEEGKFYVWSYDEISDILGNEDSELFCKYYGATKRGNFEGNNIPNLIETDIENLYENKEIKDRLKEITEKLFVVREKRVHPHKDDKVLTSWNGLMIAALSYCGRVLENNDYIENAKKSVQFIYDKLFNSDGRLMARYRKGEVKHLAYVDDYAFLCWGIIELYEATFDIEYLKKAIELTKDMKKYFWDEEEGGFFLYGKDGEELIWRPKEVYDGAIPSGNSVATLNILRLAKLTRDMELEKMASRIFTAFGGKVQNMPAAYAHFMISVMYGGAGGKEIIICASKEDSEVENLIKERNSQFVPFSTLVLNNEEKDLLEIMPYLKDNKKLDGKATLYVCENFACREPIILNSSLNLEKII; the protein is encoded by the coding sequence ATGAAAGATGGTGATTTTATGCACGAAAATGATATAGCTAATAAAAGAACTAATAAACTTATAAACGAAAAATCTCCGTATTTACTTCAACATGCTCATAATCCAGTAGATTGGTATCCTTGGTGTGAAGAAGCATTTGAAAAAGCAAGATCTGAAAATAAGCCTATATTTTTAAGTATAGGTTATTCTACATGTCATTGGTGCCACGTTATGGAAAGAGAGTCTTTTGAAGATGAGGAAATAGCAAGTATACTAAATAATAATTTTATTGCTATAAAAGTAGATAGAGAAGAAAGACCAGATGTAGATAGTGTTTATATGAATGTGTGCCAGGCACTAACTGGTTCTGGAGGATGGCCTCTTACTATATTTATGACTGGAGATAAAAAACCGTTTTTTGCTGGAACTTACTTTCCTAAAGAAAGTAACTATGGAATTAATGGGTTTAAGGATATACTAAACCATATAATTAAAATTTGGAAAAATAATATAGATGAGATTTATAAGCATAGCGAAGAAATAATAAGTCACATAAAAAGTATGAGTGTAAATAGTCCTGAAATTGTAGATAGAAGAAGTGTAGATAGGGCATTTAAAGAATTAAGTTATAGCTATGAATCATATTATGGAGGTTTTAGTGAAAGGCCTAAATTTCCTTCACCATCTAATTTATTTTTCCTTTTAAGGTACTATAAACTTGCAGATTCACAAAATGCATTAAATATGGTTACTAAAACTTTAGATTCCATGTATAAGGGTGGAATTTTTGATCATATTGGATATGGATTTTCAAGATATTCCACAGATAATAAATGGCTTGTCCCTCATTTTGAAAAAATGCTTTATGATAATGCACTTTTAGCTATTGCTTATACAGAGGCATATTTAGTTACAGGCAGAAAATTGTATAAGGAAGTTACAGAAAAAATATTTGCATACATACTTAGAGATATGATGCATAATGAAGGTGGATTTTATAGTGCAGAGGATGCTGATTCAGAGGGAGAAGAGGGAAAGTTTTATGTATGGAGTTATGATGAAATATCAGATATATTAGGAAATGAGGATAGCGAATTATTCTGCAAATATTATGGGGCAACTAAAAGGGGAAACTTTGAAGGAAATAATATTCCTAATTTAATTGAAACTGATATAGAGAATTTATATGAAAATAAAGAAATAAAAGACAGGTTAAAAGAAATAACTGAAAAACTTTTTGTGGTAAGAGAAAAAAGAGTGCATCCTCATAAGGATGATAAAGTTTTGACTTCATGGAATGGACTTATGATAGCAGCACTTTCTTATTGTGGAAGAGTACTTGAAAATAATGATTATATAGAAAATGCTAAAAAATCAGTACAGTTTATTTATGATAAACTATTTAATAGTGACGGGAGGCTTATGGCTAGATATAGAAAAGGAGAAGTTAAACATCTAGCATATGTAGACGACTATGCTTTTTTATGTTGGGGGATTATTGAATTATATGAGGCTACGTTTGATATAGAATATCTGAAAAAAGCTATAGAACTAACTAAAGATATGAAAAAATATTTTTGGGATGAAGAAGAAGGTGGATTTTTCTTATACGGAAAAGATGGAGAAGAACTTATATGGAGACCTAAAGAAGTTTATGATGGAGCAATTCCATCAGGAAACTCTGTGGCAACCTTAAATATTCTAAGACTGGCGAAATTAACTAGAGATATGGAATTAGAAAAGATGGCAAGTAGGATATTTACGGCCTTTGGAGGAAAGGTTCAAAATATGCCAGCTGCTTATGCTCATTTTATGATTTCTGTAATGTATGGAGGTGCTGGAGGAAAAGAAATAATAATTTGTGCCTCTAAAGAAGATTCTGAAGTTGAAAATTTAATAAAAGAAAGAAATTCTCAGTTTGTGCCTTTTTCAACATTAGTTTTAAATAATGAAGAAAAAGATTTATTAGAGATAATGCCTTATCTTAAAGATAATAAAAAGCTAGATGGAAAAGCAACACTATATGTTTGTGAGAATTTTGCATGTAGAGAGCCAATTATATTAAACTCAAGTCTAAATTTAGAAAAAATAATTTAA
- a CDS encoding YgaP-like transmembrane domain has protein sequence MDRYLDYEYIDENERAKNKSLIKKIKNIFPKSTSRVQNHTNTKINDDIYKETLLNVGRYMNKSNEDISVRIEELEKEWDVERILETNAASVILSGIVLGSTVNKKWYVLSGVAAAFLLQHALQGWCPPVPIIRKMRVRTPSEIHEEISCLKYLRGDFEHF, from the coding sequence ATGGATAGATATTTAGATTATGAGTATATAGATGAAAATGAAAGAGCTAAAAATAAATCCTTAATAAAAAAGATAAAAAATATCTTTCCTAAAAGTACTAGTAGAGTACAGAATCATACAAATACAAAGATAAATGATGATATATATAAAGAGACATTATTGAATGTTGGAAGGTATATGAATAAAAGTAATGAGGATATTTCTGTTAGAATAGAAGAATTAGAGAAGGAATGGGATGTAGAGAGAATTTTAGAAACAAATGCAGCTAGTGTAATTCTTAGTGGCATTGTTTTAGGCTCTACTGTAAACAAAAAATGGTATGTTCTATCGGGAGTTGCAGCCGCATTTTTACTTCAACATGCTCTTCAGGGATGGTGTCCTCCTGTTCCTATAATAAGAAAAATGAGAGTTAGAACGCCTTCAGAGATTCATGAAGAGATCTCTTGTTTAAAATATCTACGAGGAGATTTTGAACATTTTTAA
- the argS gene encoding arginine--tRNA ligase, translating to MDYKKIIAERLKEHIELELEAIEKLIENPPKPDMGDYAFPCFQLAKTFRKAPNMIAEELVTKLNKEGFEKIQTAGPYVNFFMDKGAFAQNTIEEILNEKDKYGSSEVGKGKNVTIDFSSPNIAKPFHVGHLFSTSIGNSLYKMLSFEGYNCIGINHLGDWGTQFGKLISAYKRWVDEEALEKEPIKELLRIYVKFHDEAEKDPSLEDEGRMYFKKLEDGCQEEVELWKRFKDLSLKEFEKVYDVLGVKFDSYAGESFYNDKMDAVIEEIKSKNLLVESNGAQVVMMEEENMPPCIIKKADGATIYATRDLAAAFYRKNNYDFYKSIYVVGSDQSLHFKQVFKVIEKMGYDWANDCKHVAFGLVRFADRKLSTRKGQVIFLEELLNEAVSKTREVIEEKNPQLANKEEVAQKVGIGAVIFTYLKNRREKDIVFKWDEMLNFEGETGPYVQYTYARGKSILRRAGQSTGEADFSKLSSTEEFELIKVLGNFNEAILDGIDKLEPSIVTRYVIEVAKAFNKFYNAHNIIATEEQSVKNARLKMVEATCQVIKNALSLLSIEVVEKM from the coding sequence TTGGATTACAAAAAAATTATTGCAGAAAGATTAAAAGAACATATAGAGTTAGAATTAGAAGCTATAGAAAAACTTATAGAAAATCCACCTAAACCAGACATGGGTGATTATGCATTTCCATGTTTTCAGTTAGCTAAAACTTTTAGAAAAGCTCCAAACATGATTGCAGAAGAACTAGTAACAAAATTAAATAAAGAAGGTTTTGAAAAAATTCAAACTGCAGGACCATACGTAAATTTCTTTATGGATAAAGGTGCTTTTGCTCAAAATACTATAGAAGAAATATTAAATGAAAAAGATAAATATGGTTCTTCAGAAGTAGGAAAAGGGAAGAATGTAACTATAGATTTTTCATCACCTAATATAGCAAAGCCTTTCCACGTAGGACACCTATTTAGTACATCTATAGGTAATTCATTATACAAAATGTTGAGTTTTGAAGGATATAATTGTATAGGAATAAACCACCTTGGAGATTGGGGAACACAATTTGGTAAATTAATATCTGCTTATAAGAGATGGGTAGATGAAGAAGCTCTTGAAAAAGAACCAATAAAAGAACTTTTAAGAATATATGTTAAATTCCATGATGAAGCTGAAAAAGATCCTTCTTTAGAAGATGAGGGAAGAATGTACTTTAAAAAATTAGAAGATGGATGTCAAGAAGAAGTAGAACTTTGGAAGAGATTTAAGGATTTAAGCTTAAAAGAATTTGAAAAAGTTTATGATGTTTTAGGAGTTAAGTTTGACTCTTATGCTGGAGAAAGCTTCTATAATGACAAGATGGATGCTGTAATTGAAGAAATTAAAAGTAAAAATTTACTTGTAGAAAGTAATGGTGCACAAGTTGTAATGATGGAAGAAGAAAATATGCCTCCATGCATAATTAAGAAGGCAGATGGAGCAACTATTTATGCAACTCGTGATTTAGCAGCAGCTTTTTATAGAAAAAATAATTATGACTTCTATAAGAGTATATATGTAGTTGGTTCAGATCAATCACTTCACTTTAAGCAAGTTTTTAAAGTTATAGAAAAAATGGGATATGATTGGGCTAATGATTGTAAACATGTTGCATTTGGACTTGTAAGATTTGCAGATAGAAAATTATCAACAAGGAAAGGTCAAGTTATTTTCCTTGAGGAGTTATTAAATGAAGCAGTATCTAAAACTAGAGAAGTAATAGAAGAAAAAAATCCTCAGCTTGCAAATAAAGAAGAAGTTGCTCAAAAAGTAGGTATAGGAGCAGTTATATTTACTTATTTAAAAAATAGAAGAGAAAAAGACATAGTATTTAAATGGGATGAAATGTTAAACTTTGAAGGGGAAACAGGTCCATATGTTCAATATACTTATGCAAGAGGTAAGAGTATATTAAGACGTGCAGGACAATCAACTGGAGAAGCTGATTTTAGCAAACTATCTTCTACTGAAGAATTTGAACTTATAAAGGTTCTTGGAAACTTTAATGAAGCAATTTTAGATGGTATAGATAAGCTAGAACCTTCAATAGTTACAAGATATGTAATAGAGGTAGCTAAAGCATTTAATAAGTTCTACAATGCCCACAATATAATTGCTACAGAAGAACAATCAGTTAAAAATGCAAGATTAAAAATGGTAGAAGCAACTTGCCAAGTAATTAAAAACGCTCTATCCCTATTGTCAATAGAAGTAGTAGAAAAAATGTAA
- a CDS encoding ribonuclease H-like domain-containing protein codes for MLSKQHLIDVEVPKKIFKYYTLDKILFFDIETTGFDKIKNNVILISCGHFIEKNKFMIKQYFGENLREEKKILYYFGKELADYKIWCSYNGIAFDEPFIKRRMEINNIHFALPSKHIDLYRIIRPYYKQLGMERCNLKGVEKFLGIGRADTIDGGISVELYNEFLQSEDYNLTETIMLHNYEDVLNLPKIFKVVYNIDHNEELKREDCITDKQLKYLKNLLRKNKINMEGDLDRISKKAASRIIYSILKGEINESKFQHIIKNSY; via the coding sequence ATGTTATCAAAACAGCATTTAATAGACGTAGAAGTTCCTAAAAAAATATTTAAATATTATACATTAGATAAAATACTCTTTTTTGATATAGAAACAACAGGATTTGATAAAATAAAGAATAATGTTATTTTAATTTCTTGTGGTCATTTTATTGAAAAAAATAAGTTTATGATAAAACAATATTTTGGAGAAAATTTAAGGGAAGAGAAAAAAATATTATATTATTTTGGAAAAGAATTAGCTGATTATAAGATTTGGTGTTCTTACAATGGAATTGCTTTTGATGAGCCTTTTATTAAAAGAAGAATGGAGATAAATAATATTCATTTTGCATTGCCATCTAAGCATATAGATTTATATAGAATAATAAGACCTTATTATAAACAATTAGGCATGGAAAGGTGTAACTTAAAAGGTGTAGAAAAGTTTCTAGGTATTGGAAGAGCGGATACTATTGATGGAGGAATAAGTGTAGAACTTTATAATGAATTCCTTCAAAGTGAAGACTATAATCTTACAGAAACCATAATGTTACATAATTATGAAGATGTATTAAATTTACCTAAAATTTTTAAAGTTGTTTATAACATAGATCATAATGAAGAATTAAAAAGAGAAGATTGCATAACTGATAAACAGCTAAAATACTTAAAGAATTTGTTAAGAAAGAATAAGATAAACATGGAAGGCGATTTAGATAGAATATCTAAGAAAGCAGCTTCTAGGATTATATATTCTATACTTAAAGGAGAAATAAATGAATCAAAGTTTCAACATATAATTAAAAATAGCTATTAA
- a CDS encoding FeoB-associated Cys-rich membrane protein — translation MVKEFIIASLLAIVALFIIIKNLKNSAQGKCNCGSCSSDCPMNNKNKGNQKNNK, via the coding sequence TTGGTAAAAGAATTTATTATTGCTAGTCTACTTGCAATAGTAGCTTTGTTCATAATAATAAAAAACTTAAAAAATAGTGCACAAGGAAAATGTAATTGTGGAAGTTGTTCTTCTGATTGTCCTATGAATAATAAAAATAAAGGAAATCAGAAAAATAATAAGTGA
- the feoB gene encoding ferrous iron transport protein B, with translation MLTAALVGNPNVGKTTLFNYLTGSNQYVGNWAGVTVEKKEGYTPEKIKIVDLPGIYAMDTFSNEEKVAKDFLLQDETDVIINIVDASNLDRNLYLTTQLKQFKKPIILVLNMIDVAEVKGMKIDFHKLSKELGVTVIPIIASKGKGLDEIKTVILQETFSNDFINLDLNFKDEKETYSYIENILNKCVLYSEQKEISITEKIDRILLNKFTAYPIFLGILFLIFQFTFSWVGQPLADFLDYILNSNFIPYVESLMSGSSAWFQSMVIEGIIGGVGSVIVFLPVILTLFLGISFLEDSGYMARAAFIMDKLMRKMGLSGKAFIPLIVGFGCSVPGIMSARTLESEKDRKLTALLVPLMSCNARLPVYALFASIFFQENRSLVVFSLYLIGILIAFIMGLLFKNTIFKNEEEPFIIELPQYKLPEPKNLLLHTWDKGKGFLKKAGTIIFAISIVTWFLTKFNFSGMTDINNSFLAYIGKFLAPAFKPLGFGSWKPSVALLTGLMAKEVIVGTLGVIFGGNLSAVLPQYFTPLSAFSFLVFVLLYTPCISTVIVMKKEYGNKLMIFSLIYQILLAWIVSFLVYNLGTLLIG, from the coding sequence ATGTTAACAGCAGCACTGGTGGGAAACCCCAATGTAGGAAAGACTACTCTGTTTAATTATCTTACAGGCTCAAATCAATATGTTGGAAACTGGGCTGGAGTTACTGTTGAAAAAAAAGAAGGCTATACACCAGAAAAAATTAAAATTGTTGACCTTCCTGGGATATATGCCATGGATACTTTCTCCAATGAAGAAAAGGTAGCAAAAGATTTTTTATTACAAGATGAAACAGATGTAATAATAAATATTGTAGATGCCTCAAACTTAGATAGAAATTTATATCTAACAACACAACTTAAACAATTTAAAAAACCAATAATTCTTGTATTAAATATGATTGATGTAGCAGAAGTTAAAGGCATGAAAATTGATTTTCATAAACTTTCAAAAGAACTAGGAGTTACAGTTATTCCTATTATAGCTTCAAAAGGAAAAGGACTTGACGAGATAAAAACTGTAATTTTACAAGAAACTTTTTCTAATGACTTTATTAATTTAGATTTAAATTTTAAAGATGAAAAAGAAACTTATTCATACATTGAAAACATATTAAACAAATGTGTACTTTACAGTGAACAAAAGGAAATAAGTATTACTGAAAAAATAGATAGAATACTTTTGAATAAATTTACTGCTTATCCTATATTTTTAGGAATATTATTTTTAATTTTCCAATTTACTTTTAGTTGGGTAGGACAACCCTTAGCAGATTTCTTAGATTATATACTAAACAGCAATTTTATACCTTACGTAGAAAGTTTAATGTCCGGGAGTAGCGCCTGGTTTCAGTCCATGGTAATTGAGGGAATAATAGGTGGTGTTGGCTCAGTTATTGTTTTCTTACCAGTTATCCTTACTCTATTTTTAGGAATTTCTTTTCTTGAAGATAGTGGATACATGGCAAGAGCCGCATTTATCATGGACAAACTTATGAGAAAAATGGGTCTTTCGGGTAAAGCTTTTATACCATTAATAGTAGGCTTTGGTTGTTCTGTTCCTGGAATAATGTCTGCTAGAACTTTAGAAAGTGAAAAAGACAGAAAGCTTACAGCTTTACTCGTTCCACTAATGTCTTGTAATGCTAGGCTTCCTGTTTATGCTTTATTTGCATCTATATTCTTTCAAGAAAATAGATCTTTAGTGGTATTTTCACTTTATTTAATTGGAATATTAATAGCATTTATTATGGGTCTACTTTTTAAAAATACCATCTTTAAAAATGAGGAAGAGCCTTTTATTATTGAGCTTCCTCAATATAAACTACCTGAACCTAAAAACCTATTACTCCATACTTGGGATAAAGGTAAAGGATTCTTAAAAAAAGCCGGAACTATAATCTTTGCTATATCTATAGTTACATGGTTCTTAACTAAATTTAATTTTTCAGGAATGACAGACATAAACAACAGCTTTCTTGCATATATAGGGAAATTCCTTGCTCCTGCATTTAAGCCTTTAGGTTTTGGTTCCTGGAAACCATCTGTAGCCCTTCTTACTGGGCTTATGGCAAAAGAAGTTATAGTAGGAACTTTAGGAGTTATATTCGGTGGAAACTTATCAGCTGTACTTCCACAATATTTTACACCATTATCAGCTTTTAGCTTTTTAGTCTTTGTACTTTTATATACTCCTTGCATATCGACTGTTATAGTAATGAAAAAAGAATATGGAAATAAACTTATGATTTTCTCATTGATATATCAGATACTTCTTGCATGGATTGTTTCTTTTCTTGTATACAACTTGGGTACACTACTAATAGGTTAA
- a CDS encoding ferrous iron transport protein A, with the protein MSIVDLRPGENGYIYNIKCDDKLSKRLLALGCIEGTKVTFKASAPLGDPVIINIRGFDLAIRKKDAKNIHIKEA; encoded by the coding sequence ATGAGCATAGTAGATTTAAGACCTGGTGAAAATGGATATATATACAATATAAAATGTGATGATAAACTTTCTAAACGACTATTAGCATTAGGGTGCATAGAGGGAACTAAAGTTACATTTAAAGCTTCAGCTCCTCTAGGTGACCCTGTTATTATAAATATACGAGGATTTGATTTAGCCATAAGAAAAAAAGACGCTAAAAACATCCACATCAAGGAGGCTTAA